A window of the Janthinobacterium agaricidamnosum NBRC 102515 = DSM 9628 genome harbors these coding sequences:
- a CDS encoding DMT family transporter has translation MSNTPAAPGASTSAAFYSSLLPMLLPGFFVLLWSTGFIVAKFGLPYAPPLTFLLLRFAGVLAILLPCVLIVRAPWPAGKVRHIALAGLLLQAGYLAGVWCAIKLGMPAGLSALIVGMQPVLTACAAPLIGESVRPRQWLGLLFGLLGVGLVVAAKIKLVGLTPESVLLCGFALLSITAGTLYQKRHCPQFDLRTGTVIQFAASIVVILPLAVIFEGLRPDFAQVQWTVNFIGALLWSVLVLSIGAIFLLFALIRRSDATQVTSLLYLTPPTTAVMAWLMFGEAFNALGMAGMVVAVIGVVFVVKK, from the coding sequence ATGTCGAATACTCCAGCTGCGCCAGGCGCCAGCACTAGCGCCGCGTTTTACTCCTCCTTGTTACCGATGCTCTTGCCGGGTTTCTTTGTTTTGCTCTGGAGTACAGGGTTTATCGTCGCCAAGTTCGGTTTACCGTATGCGCCGCCGCTGACTTTCCTGTTATTGCGCTTTGCCGGGGTGTTGGCGATTTTATTGCCTTGCGTATTGATAGTGAGGGCGCCGTGGCCGGCCGGCAAAGTGCGTCATATCGCGCTGGCAGGGTTGCTGTTGCAAGCAGGTTATCTGGCGGGGGTCTGGTGCGCCATCAAGCTGGGCATGCCGGCAGGGCTGTCGGCGCTGATCGTCGGCATGCAGCCGGTGCTGACGGCGTGCGCCGCGCCGCTGATCGGTGAATCGGTGCGGCCGCGCCAATGGCTGGGTTTGTTATTCGGCTTGCTCGGCGTGGGGCTGGTGGTGGCCGCCAAGATCAAGCTGGTCGGCTTGACGCCGGAAAGTGTATTGCTGTGCGGTTTTGCCCTGCTGTCGATTACCGCCGGCACCTTGTATCAAAAGCGCCATTGCCCGCAATTCGATTTGCGTACCGGCACCGTGATTCAATTTGCCGCATCGATCGTGGTGATATTGCCGCTGGCCGTTATCTTTGAGGGATTACGGCCGGATTTCGCGCAGGTGCAATGGACCGTCAATTTTATCGGCGCCTTGCTGTGGTCGGTATTAGTGTTGTCCATCGGCGCTATTTTCCTGTTATTTGCGCTGATACGCCGCAGCGATGCGACACAAGTGACCAGCCTGCTTTATTTGACGCCGCCCACCACCGCCGTGATGGCGTGGCTGATGTTTGGCGAAGCCTTTAATGCACTGGGAATGGCGGGCATGGTGGTGGCGGTTATCGGCGTGGTATTCGTAGTTAAAAAATAA
- a CDS encoding serine hydrolase — protein sequence MFKLALGVLVSLLFALGPAAAVKAKESNKTATSKKQQGKKIKVILRKQPSRAAGSQEKTVRRVITVHGKRKVVYQKVTTAAVIAPKPTMGDLAGLNLTRDPLDLKSSVAFVLDQSNAEVLFEKNSNIALPIASITKMMTGLVVVQASQDMEEVLTVTDDDVDREKFSSSRLKVGSQLTRGNMLHIALMSSENRAASALGRNYPGGLPAFVAAMNAKAHELGMNDTHYVDSSGLSKLNVASARDLAKLAMAAFQEPLLRQYSTDPKAIVEASGHPMQFGNTNHLVANPGWEIGLQKTGFINEAGRCLLMQAVIEGRAVIMVFLDSKGKQSRTADAGRMRKWLEALKPANISLPGG from the coding sequence ATGTTTAAACTCGCGCTAGGCGTCCTGGTCTCGTTATTGTTTGCGCTGGGTCCGGCTGCGGCCGTGAAAGCCAAAGAATCGAACAAGACCGCCACCTCCAAAAAACAGCAGGGCAAGAAGATCAAGGTCATCTTGCGCAAGCAGCCGAGCCGTGCCGCCGGTTCGCAAGAAAAAACCGTGCGCCGCGTTATCACCGTGCATGGCAAGCGCAAGGTGGTCTACCAAAAAGTCACCACCGCCGCCGTGATCGCGCCGAAGCCGACGATGGGCGACCTGGCCGGCCTGAACCTGACCCGCGATCCGCTCGATTTGAAATCCAGCGTGGCGTTCGTGCTGGATCAGTCGAATGCTGAAGTGCTGTTTGAAAAGAATTCCAATATCGCATTGCCGATCGCCTCGATCACCAAAATGATGACCGGCCTGGTGGTGGTGCAAGCCAGCCAGGATATGGAAGAAGTGCTGACCGTGACCGACGACGATGTTGACCGCGAAAAGTTCAGCAGCTCGCGGCTGAAGGTCGGTTCGCAACTGACGCGCGGCAATATGCTGCATATTGCGCTGATGAGTTCGGAAAACCGTGCGGCTTCCGCGCTGGGCCGCAATTATCCGGGCGGCTTGCCGGCCTTTGTCGCGGCGATGAATGCCAAGGCGCACGAACTGGGCATGAACGATACCCATTATGTCGATTCCAGCGGCTTGTCGAAATTAAACGTAGCGAGCGCGCGCGACCTCGCCAAGCTGGCGATGGCGGCTTTCCAGGAACCGCTGCTGCGCCAGTATTCCACCGATCCGAAAGCGATTGTCGAAGCCAGCGGTCATCCTATGCAGTTCGGCAATACCAATCACCTGGTAGCGAATCCAGGCTGGGAAATCGGCTTGCAAAAAACCGGTTTCATCAATGAAGCGGGGCGTTGCCTGCTGATGCAGGCAGTCATCGAAGGCCGTGCCGTGATCATGGTCTTCCTCGATTCCAAAGGCAAACAATCGCGCACCGCCGACGCCGGCCGCATGCGCAAATGGCTGGAAGCGCTGAAACCGGCCAACATCAGCTTGCCCGGAGGCTAA
- a CDS encoding IclR family transcriptional regulator, whose translation MKIEPVAAPKTTIQVIERMVALLDALAKYSDPVSLKELSQVSGLHPSTAHRILNDMVLTRFVDRIEPGTYRLGMRLLELGNVVKSRLSVREAALDFMRQLHKKTQQTVNLSVRQGDEIVYIDRAFSERSGMQVVRAIGGRGPLHLTSTGKLFLSIDEPKAIRAYATRTGLAGHNKNSITDLHKLERELSLVRERGYARDNEELELGVRCIAAGIRDDSGKLIAGLSISAPADRLQDEWLEDLVTIAGQISTTLGYIE comes from the coding sequence ATGAAAATTGAACCCGTCGCAGCTCCAAAGACGACGATCCAGGTCATCGAACGCATGGTCGCCCTGCTCGATGCACTCGCCAAATATTCCGATCCCGTCAGCTTGAAAGAATTATCCCAGGTCTCCGGCCTGCACCCGTCGACCGCGCACCGCATCTTGAACGATATGGTCTTGACGCGTTTTGTCGACCGCATCGAACCGGGCACCTACCGGCTCGGCATGCGCCTGCTGGAATTGGGCAACGTGGTGAAAAGCCGCCTCAGCGTACGCGAAGCGGCGCTCGACTTCATGCGCCAGTTGCACAAGAAGACCCAGCAAACCGTCAACCTGTCGGTGCGCCAGGGCGATGAAATCGTGTATATCGACCGGGCCTTTTCCGAGCGTTCCGGCATGCAAGTCGTACGCGCCATCGGCGGCCGCGGCCCGCTGCACCTGACCTCGACCGGCAAGCTGTTCCTGTCGATCGACGAGCCGAAAGCCATCCGCGCCTATGCGACCCGGACCGGCCTGGCCGGCCACAACAAGAATTCGATCACCGACCTGCACAAGCTGGAACGCGAACTGAGCCTGGTGCGCGAGCGCGGTTATGCGCGCGACAACGAAGAATTGGAATTGGGCGTACGCTGCATCGCCGCCGGCATCCGCGACGATTCCGGCAAACTGATCGCCGGCCTGTCGATCTCGGCCCCAGCCGACCGCCTGCAAGACGAATGGCTGGAAGACCTGGTGACGATCGCCGGGCAAATTTCAACCACCTTGGGCTATATCGAATAA
- a CDS encoding diacylglycerol kinase → MDQAPSAFKSKSGLKRIYSAFCYSLQGLRAAWRGEHAFRQEMLLFIAGTILALLLRISAFEKLVLIGVLVLILIVELMNSAIEAVVDRVSLERHPLSKNAKDFGSAAVLLACLLAAAAWLVVLFNRFY, encoded by the coding sequence ATGGACCAAGCCCCCAGCGCATTCAAGAGCAAAAGCGGTCTGAAGCGGATCTATTCCGCCTTCTGTTATTCCCTGCAAGGTTTGCGTGCGGCTTGGCGCGGTGAACATGCCTTTCGCCAAGAAATGCTGTTATTCATCGCCGGCACGATACTGGCGCTGCTGCTGCGCATTTCGGCGTTTGAAAAGCTGGTGCTGATCGGCGTGCTGGTATTGATACTGATCGTCGAGTTGATGAATTCGGCGATCGAGGCCGTGGTCGACCGGGTTTCGCTGGAGCGCCATCCGCTGTCGAAAAACGCCAAGGACTTCGGCAGCGCGGCGGTGTTGCTGGCGTGCCTGCTGGCCGCCGCGGCGTGGCTCGTGGTGCTATTCAACCGCTTTTACTGA
- a CDS encoding sulfate ABC transporter substrate-binding protein: MLSKKILLSAAFSAFAVLQPVMAADITLLNVSYDPTRELYQDVNTAFAKEWKAKTGDTVKIKQSHGGSGKQARAVIDGLEADVVTLALAYDIDAVADHGLTSKDWQKRLQHNSSPYTSTIVFLVRKGNPKGIKDWNDLIKPGVSVITPNPKTSGGARWNHLAAWGYALKQPGGNEASAKEFIKKLYKNVPVLDSGARGATTTFVERGIGDVLIAWENEALLAIKELGPEKVEIVAPSVSILAEPPVAVVDKVVDKRGTRKVAEAYLNYLYTDEAQDLIAKNYYRPTSEKAIKKYAAQFPKVKLFTIADVAGGWTQAQKAHFSDGGIFDQIYQPK, translated from the coding sequence ATGCTGTCGAAAAAAATACTCTTGTCCGCTGCCTTTAGCGCTTTTGCGGTACTGCAACCAGTGATGGCTGCCGATATCACGCTGTTGAACGTTTCCTACGATCCAACCCGTGAACTGTATCAGGACGTCAACACCGCCTTCGCTAAAGAGTGGAAAGCCAAGACGGGCGACACGGTCAAGATCAAACAATCGCACGGCGGTTCCGGCAAGCAGGCGCGCGCCGTCATCGACGGCCTGGAAGCCGACGTGGTCACGCTGGCGCTGGCGTATGACATCGACGCGGTGGCCGACCATGGCCTGACCTCCAAAGATTGGCAAAAACGCTTGCAGCACAATAGCTCGCCCTATACCTCGACCATCGTATTCCTGGTGCGCAAGGGTAATCCGAAAGGCATCAAGGATTGGAACGACTTGATCAAACCCGGTGTCTCGGTGATCACGCCGAATCCGAAAACGTCGGGCGGCGCGCGCTGGAATCACCTGGCGGCCTGGGGTTATGCGTTGAAACAGCCGGGCGGCAATGAAGCGTCGGCCAAGGAATTCATCAAGAAACTGTATAAAAACGTGCCGGTGCTCGATTCCGGCGCGCGCGGCGCCACCACGACCTTTGTCGAACGCGGCATCGGCGACGTGCTGATCGCATGGGAAAACGAAGCTTTGCTAGCCATCAAGGAACTCGGTCCCGAGAAAGTCGAAATCGTCGCGCCATCGGTCAGCATCCTGGCGGAACCGCCAGTCGCCGTGGTCGATAAAGTGGTCGACAAGCGCGGCACCCGCAAAGTTGCGGAAGCGTACCTGAACTATCTGTACACGGATGAAGCGCAAGATTTGATCGCTAAAAATTACTACCGTCCAACGTCGGAAAAAGCCATCAAGAAATATGCGGCGCAATTCCCGAAAGTGAAACTGTTCACCATCGCCGATGTGGCGGGCGGCTGGACCCAGGCGCAAAAAGCGCATTTTTCGGACGGCGGCATCTTCGACCAGATCTATCAGCCTAAGTAA
- a CDS encoding RBBP9/YdeN family alpha/beta hydrolase — MALRTLSDYRVLVVPGLHDSGPEHWQTRWQRLYPAFERVRQDHWDRPDLPRWSARLDQVRAADARPTLLVAHSFGCLTSAHSLADHAHGVAGVLFVAPADPEKFHVVDALPHDHLPCPSIMIASDTDPWMSASSAALWAKRWGSSFINGGDLGHINSESRLGDWLFGQSQLQALVGLAL; from the coding sequence ATGGCGCTGCGAACCCTGTCGGATTATCGTGTACTGGTGGTTCCCGGTTTGCATGACAGCGGGCCGGAACATTGGCAAACCCGTTGGCAGCGCCTGTATCCCGCTTTCGAGCGGGTCCGGCAAGATCACTGGGACCGGCCCGACTTGCCGCGCTGGTCGGCGCGGCTCGATCAAGTCCGCGCTGCAGACGCCCGCCCGACGTTGCTGGTGGCGCACAGTTTTGGTTGCCTGACGTCCGCGCACAGTCTGGCGGACCACGCCCATGGCGTCGCTGGGGTATTATTCGTGGCGCCGGCCGACCCGGAGAAGTTTCATGTGGTCGATGCCTTGCCGCACGATCATCTGCCTTGCCCCAGCATCATGATCGCCAGCGATACCGATCCGTGGATGAGCGCCAGCAGCGCGGCCTTGTGGGCCAAGCGCTGGGGCAGCAGCTTCATCAACGGCGGCGACCTGGGGCACATCAACAGCGAGTCACGATTGGGCGACTGGCTGTTTGGCCAGAGCCAGTTGCAAGCGCTGGTCGGTTTGGCGCTATAA
- a CDS encoding peroxiredoxin produces the protein MTLRLGDVAPDFEQDSSIGHINFHDWAGDSWVVLFSHPADFTPVCTTELGLTAKLKPEFDKRNVKALALSVDGADSHQSWIKDIEETQNTVVGFPIVADADKKVAALYDMIHPEQSATATVRSVFLIDPKKKVRLILTYPLSTGRNFDEILRVIDALQLTDGYSVATPGNWKDGDDVIIPLTVQDPEVIKQKYPKGFTAARPYLRVTPQPNK, from the coding sequence ATGACTTTACGCCTGGGCGATGTCGCCCCTGATTTTGAACAGGATTCATCGATTGGCCACATCAATTTCCACGACTGGGCAGGCGATTCGTGGGTGGTGCTGTTTTCACACCCTGCCGACTTTACGCCGGTGTGCACTACCGAGCTGGGCCTGACCGCCAAGCTGAAGCCTGAATTCGACAAGCGCAACGTCAAGGCGCTGGCCTTGTCGGTCGACGGCGCCGATTCGCATCAAAGCTGGATCAAGGATATCGAAGAAACCCAGAACACCGTGGTCGGTTTCCCGATCGTCGCCGATGCCGACAAGAAAGTTGCCGCGCTGTACGACATGATCCACCCGGAACAATCGGCCACCGCGACGGTGCGCTCGGTATTCCTGATCGATCCAAAGAAAAAAGTGCGCCTGATCCTGACCTATCCGCTCAGCACCGGCCGCAACTTCGATGAAATCCTGCGCGTCATCGATGCGCTGCAACTGACCGATGGTTATTCGGTGGCGACGCCGGGCAACTGGAAAGATGGCGACGACGTCATCATTCCGCTGACCGTGCAAGATCCGGAAGTCATCAAGCAAAAATATCCGAAGGGTTTTACCGCAGCGCGTCCGTATTTGCGCGTGACGCCGCAGCCTAACAAATAA
- the cysT gene encoding sulfate ABC transporter permease subunit CysT, whose amino-acid sequence MSAVAPPVPFKAQAAPFRVMPGFKLSLGFTIFYLALIVLIPLSAVFLKTFTMTWDAFWAAVSSQRVMASYRLSFGASLIAAAINVVFGGILAWVLVRYTFPGKRIIDALVDLPFALPTAVAGITLTALYSSNGWFGRFLEGTLGLKVAFTPLGIVIALTFIGLPFVVRTVQPVLEDAERELEEAAASLGASSLQTFVRVVFPTIFPSLLTGFALAFARATGEYGSVIFIAGNMPMVSEITPLFIITKLEQYDYAGATAIAVVMLVVSFILLLTINLLQAWARGKGKK is encoded by the coding sequence ATGTCTGCAGTCGCACCACCGGTTCCATTCAAAGCCCAGGCCGCGCCGTTTCGGGTGATGCCGGGTTTTAAGCTGTCACTCGGCTTTACCATCTTTTACCTGGCGCTGATCGTGCTGATCCCGCTGTCGGCGGTGTTCCTGAAAACCTTTACGATGACCTGGGATGCGTTCTGGGCGGCCGTGTCGTCGCAACGCGTGATGGCCTCGTACCGCCTCAGCTTTGGCGCTTCCTTGATTGCCGCGGCGATCAATGTGGTGTTCGGCGGCATCCTGGCCTGGGTGCTGGTGCGCTACACCTTCCCCGGCAAGCGCATCATCGACGCGCTGGTCGACTTGCCGTTCGCGCTGCCGACGGCAGTGGCCGGCATCACGCTGACCGCGCTGTATTCGTCGAATGGCTGGTTCGGCAGGTTTCTCGAAGGGACGCTGGGCTTGAAAGTGGCGTTCACGCCGCTCGGCATCGTCATCGCGCTGACCTTCATCGGCTTGCCGTTCGTGGTGCGCACCGTGCAACCGGTGCTGGAAGACGCCGAACGCGAGCTCGAAGAAGCCGCCGCGAGCCTTGGCGCCAGTTCGCTGCAAACCTTTGTGCGGGTGGTGTTCCCGACCATTTTCCCTTCTTTGCTGACCGGCTTCGCGCTGGCGTTTGCGCGTGCCACCGGCGAGTATGGTTCGGTGATTTTCATCGCCGGCAATATGCCGATGGTGTCGGAAATCACGCCGCTGTTCATTATTACCAAACTGGAGCAATACGATTATGCCGGCGCCACCGCGATTGCCGTGGTGATGCTGGTGGTGTCGTTCATCTTGTTGCTGACGATTAACTTGCTGCAAGCGTGGGCCCGCGGCAAAGGAAAGAAATAA
- the cysW gene encoding sulfate ABC transporter permease subunit CysW, whose amino-acid sequence MTTNHSVLNPAAAPVALRRGELPSAPVLLEPLWVRTVLITIALLFLTAFLIVPLVAVFVEAFKKGWEAYVAAIVDPDAISAIKLTLITAAIAVPLNLVFGVAASWCIAKFEFRGKSLLLTLIDLPFSVSPVISGLIYVLMFGAQGWFGPWLQAHDIKILFAVPGIVLATIFITFPFVARELIPLMQSQGSEEEEAAIVLGASGWNTFRRVTLPNIKWGLLYGVILCNARAMGEFGAVSVVSGHIRGETNTMPLQVEILYNEYNFSAAFAVASLLALLALVTLALKSFIEWRLSENDADDSALRSTEH is encoded by the coding sequence ATGACGACCAATCATTCCGTGCTGAATCCAGCCGCCGCGCCGGTAGCGCTGCGCCGCGGCGAATTGCCGTCCGCACCGGTGCTGCTGGAGCCGTTGTGGGTGCGTACCGTGCTGATCACCATCGCGCTGCTGTTCCTGACCGCTTTCCTGATCGTGCCGCTGGTGGCGGTGTTTGTCGAAGCGTTCAAGAAGGGCTGGGAAGCGTATGTCGCCGCGATCGTCGATCCTGATGCGATCTCGGCCATCAAGCTGACGCTGATCACCGCCGCCATCGCCGTGCCGCTGAACCTGGTGTTCGGCGTGGCCGCGTCGTGGTGCATCGCCAAGTTCGAATTCCGCGGCAAGAGCTTGCTGCTGACGCTGATCGACTTGCCGTTTTCGGTCTCGCCGGTGATTTCCGGTTTGATCTATGTGCTGATGTTCGGCGCCCAGGGCTGGTTCGGGCCATGGCTGCAGGCGCACGATATCAAGATCCTGTTCGCGGTGCCGGGCATCGTGCTGGCGACGATCTTCATTACCTTTCCGTTTGTTGCGCGCGAATTGATACCGCTGATGCAATCGCAGGGCAGCGAGGAAGAGGAGGCGGCGATCGTGCTGGGCGCGTCGGGCTGGAATACCTTCCGCCGCGTGACCTTGCCGAACATCAAGTGGGGCTTGCTGTATGGCGTGATCCTGTGTAACGCCCGGGCGATGGGCGAGTTTGGCGCGGTATCGGTGGTGTCCGGCCATATTCGCGGCGAAACCAACACCATGCCGCTGCAAGTGGAAATTTTGTATAACGAGTACAACTTCTCCGCCGCGTTTGCCGTCGCGTCGCTGCTGGCCCTGCTGGCGCTGGTGACGCTGGCCCTGAAATCATTCATCGAGTGGCGCTTGTCTGAAAATGACGCCGACGATTCCGCCTTACGTTCCACGGAGCACTGA
- a CDS encoding sulfate/molybdate ABC transporter ATP-binding protein has translation MTIAVHNINKRFGDFVALNNVSLDFPAGELTALLGPSGCGKTTLLRIIAGLEHPDSGQVLLDSEDASARHVRERQVGFVFQHYALFKHMTVFENVAFGLRVKPRGERPSEDQIRRKVKDLLELVQLDWLADRYPPQLSGGQRQRIALARALAVEPRVLLLDEPFGALDAKVRKELRRWLRRLHDDLHVTSIFVTHDQEEALEVADQVVLMNKGNVEQIGAPDQVYNHPASPFVYGFLGNVNMFHGRVHQGVLATGDASFDVPDHGAVQDGKGIAYVRPHDLEIDRYTPGAEGIVVKLSRAHAIGPLAQLDLQRADNQELIEAVMSNERFTHLQLKEGETLVVRPKRLHVFVEPAVR, from the coding sequence ATGACGATAGCAGTCCATAACATCAACAAGCGTTTTGGCGATTTTGTCGCCCTCAATAATGTGTCGCTGGATTTTCCGGCCGGTGAATTGACGGCGTTGCTGGGACCGTCCGGCTGCGGCAAGACCACCTTGTTGCGCATCATCGCCGGCCTGGAACACCCGGACTCGGGCCAGGTCTTGCTCGACTCGGAAGATGCGTCGGCGCGCCACGTGCGCGAACGCCAGGTCGGTTTTGTGTTCCAACATTACGCGCTGTTCAAGCATATGACCGTGTTTGAAAACGTCGCCTTCGGCTTGCGCGTCAAGCCGCGCGGCGAGCGGCCGTCGGAAGACCAGATCCGCCGCAAGGTCAAGGATTTGCTGGAACTGGTGCAGCTCGATTGGCTGGCCGACCGTTATCCGCCGCAATTGTCGGGCGGACAGCGGCAACGGATTGCGCTGGCGCGCGCCTTGGCGGTCGAACCACGGGTATTGCTGCTCGATGAACCGTTCGGCGCGCTCGACGCCAAGGTGCGCAAGGAATTGCGGCGCTGGCTGCGCCGCCTGCACGACGACTTGCACGTCACCAGTATTTTCGTCACCCATGACCAGGAAGAGGCGCTGGAAGTGGCCGACCAGGTGGTGTTGATGAACAAGGGAAATGTCGAACAGATCGGCGCGCCCGACCAGGTGTACAACCATCCGGCATCGCCGTTTGTGTATGGTTTCCTGGGCAATGTCAACATGTTCCACGGCCGCGTGCACCAGGGCGTGCTGGCCACCGGCGACGCCAGTTTCGACGTGCCGGACCATGGCGCGGTGCAAGACGGCAAGGGCATCGCCTATGTCCGTCCGCACGACCTGGAAATCGACCGCTACACGCCGGGCGCCGAAGGTATCGTCGTCAAGCTGAGCCGCGCCCACGCGATCGGTCCGCTGGCCCAGCTCGACCTGCAGCGCGCCGATAACCAGGAATTGATCGAAGCGGTGATGTCGAATGAACGTTTTACCCATCTGCAATTAAAAGAAGGCGAAACCCTGGTGGTGCGCCCGAAACGCTTGCATGTGTTTGTCGAACCGGCCGTCCGCTGA
- a CDS encoding CysB family HTH-type transcriptional regulator: MNFQQLRSIREAARRGYNLTEVANALFTSQPGVSRQIRELEDELGVVIFERNGKRLTGLTEPGKGILKIVDRLLIEAENLQQASLEYSGQTSGTLSVAATHTQARYALPKVVQGFRAAFPEVRIALQQSAPEHIAEWVLSGKTDIGIATEGLSQFPDLVSFPCYRWSHLIVVPDGHPLLDHTPIRLEDLAHYPLITYDKGFTGRGHIDDAFAKAGVSTDIILTAMDSDVIKQYVALGLGVGIVASMAFDHGRDKGLRAVEASHLFATNTTRLAVRRGAYLRSYAYEFILQLAPDLKREDIDRAMNGEETA, encoded by the coding sequence ATGAACTTTCAACAATTACGTTCGATACGGGAAGCGGCGCGCCGCGGTTATAACCTGACCGAAGTGGCCAATGCGCTGTTCACGTCGCAGCCCGGCGTGAGCCGCCAGATCCGCGAACTGGAAGATGAGCTGGGGGTGGTGATTTTCGAGCGCAACGGCAAGCGCCTGACCGGCTTGACCGAACCCGGCAAGGGCATCTTGAAAATCGTCGACCGGCTGCTGATCGAAGCGGAAAACCTGCAGCAGGCCAGCCTGGAATACAGCGGCCAGACCAGCGGCACGCTGTCGGTCGCCGCCACCCACACCCAGGCCCGCTACGCGTTGCCGAAAGTGGTGCAGGGTTTCCGCGCCGCGTTTCCGGAAGTACGGATTGCCTTGCAACAAAGTGCGCCGGAACATATCGCCGAATGGGTGTTGTCGGGCAAGACCGACATCGGCATCGCCACCGAGGGCCTGAGCCAATTCCCCGACCTGGTGTCGTTCCCGTGCTACCGCTGGAGCCACTTGATCGTGGTGCCGGACGGCCATCCCTTGCTGGACCATACCCCGATCCGCCTGGAAGACCTGGCGCACTATCCGCTGATTACCTACGACAAGGGGTTTACCGGCCGAGGCCACATCGACGATGCGTTTGCCAAGGCCGGCGTGAGCACCGACATCATTTTGACGGCGATGGATTCCGATGTCATTAAGCAATATGTCGCGCTGGGGCTGGGGGTCGGCATCGTCGCCTCGATGGCGTTCGACCATGGCCGCGACAAGGGCTTGCGCGCGGTCGAGGCATCGCACTTGTTCGCCACCAATACTACCCGGCTGGCGGTGCGGCGCGGCGCCTACCTGCGCTCCTACGCCTATGAATTCATCCTGCAACTGGCGCCGGACCTGAAGCGCGAAGATATCGACCGCGCGATGAATGGCGAAGAAACCGCCTGA